The DNA sequence catatcgagttctgattgtgtagtttgtttagtgtgttgtgattcgatagcagcttagcttagcagagccattTGGAGATGGGTATAAACGGAGGTCGGAGCCAGCTGCAAATGGGTGGGTTAGCAGCAAGTAGGTGGAGCTTTACCCGCAAGTGGGCTGTACAAACTTCCAGAGGATtttgattggtttatttatatcaCCTGTAGCAGCTATCGGTTTATGCTCCacagttggtggcgctaatgTGTAAGTTTTGTTGCGATCGATCAGAAAACAAAGAAGAAACCCGCTTTCACATGTTAGCGTGTCGTTGAAATGAAGGTGTAAGCTTGCTTTACAGTTTTTAGTTTTGTAAAAAAGCATTATAATTTCTGAAGAAGACCATTTTATAATGGCGTTTGTACGCTGTTTTTAGTCTTGATGTATTAAAAAAGATAAGGGTAAAGTGTATCCAGATACATTTCTGTAGTTTTTTTATTAGCACACAAATTACAAAATCTGTAACGTGGATGACAAAATCTTTTCTGCATTTCATTTCTACAATTTGCTCTCCAGATTATGGATTCTGAAGACCATAATAATAAGGTATTGTGGTTGTGTAATTTTTGTACGTTTTAGGTCTGCATTGATTTTCAAATTGTAAATGTCTTAAACGTTTTATAAATGGATTTGATATTACAATAACGTTGCAACTCCTAATTTAATTGTACAATGCATGCAattcttttaaaacttttaatttttaaaagttttcatTGTAGTTATGCTTTTTTTCTGCGTAATCCATAatgttatgtaatgtaatgtaatgtaattgaaacatttgttttcatatcataattattttataaaatgtattactcATAACCATCAGTGAAATAAATGTGAAACGCATGTTATTGTGTTTTAGGTTCACTTAtcagtaaaatatatttttttgatgtTCCACATGACTATGATCACAGCTTCTGCTGTAATGTATAAAGTTCTTAATTTACaagttgttgtgtgtttatcacatcaattaataatttatggtgtgtttgatttcattgctaggacAATGCAGGACAAAGGCTGTCAAATAACTGGAGTGTTTGTCTTGATGGCAAGTACGTACTGTAAATGAGGAACATCGAGGTGTAATCAATTGCTGTTACCATTTAACTTTTTTGGTGTGTCTTTCCATATGATAGTATGCACTGTATGTTATTCTGGGACAGAAGTTTGACTTCACTGAAGtaagtatttatttttgtagctatatgcattttaatataattgaAAATTGTACTAATTCATTACTTTATGTACACAGCTAAACATGAAGAACATAGGAAAATGGTGGTGTGCCATCTTGCTTGAAAATTAAGTAAGTGTGAAAAAATTAGCTGTACTTTTAACGTGGTGTTTTAAGAAACTCTTAAAGAAGTGAAGAAATCTTGTTCAGTCTGTAAACTGTTTTGGGAAGACATGGAACGGAATGATTTAGTGACTCGCTCATAACActatttcagtaaaaatatacaCTGCAGACACTTTGAGTGAAAAGAGTGTTTCAGTGATGATAAAAATCAGCAGGTGTAAACACTACCTGCTCTATCAAACTCCTTTAATAGCTTTTCTTAATACTATTAGGGGTTGGCAAAATTTTGAAATGTTGTTATATTCATTGGTGAATTCATTGgtgaataatttaaaattggACCATTCATTCGATTGTTTCTATATTTACAAAAGTCTTTACTGTAATTTGTAATCAATGTAATGCATccttgcatttaattaattttgatattgaaCTTGTGCTatttcttactttatttgtttttgttgcatGACAATCAAATTGTGGAAGACAtgggagaaagagaaaatgagcTGTTGTAGCTGGTATTgtcagctttttatattttgctgatatttttgtcaaataaaaaatttatgGATAATTTTATCACGTTTTTATTCTAATTCTCtttcagaagaagaagaagaatgctCTGCACTCCCTGAAACCTAGGggaagaaaaaaaactgaactTGCATATGAAAGTAAGAACTTTgctataaaacaaaatacatatactTTGCTGGGTTTCAAATTATGTAACTATAATTCATTTCAGCAGACCAAACCCCAGTTGTGCCCTCTGTTTTGCATAATCAATTGCAAtgatgatttaaaatgtgtatcATAGAACAATTTTAATCCacttatatttttctttaaggATGAGCTGTTAAAAGATGATGACCGTCCATCATGCTTCATCTTCAAGGTAGTTGAATGTTATATcatgtgctttttaaaaaaaatttaacggcCTGTGCTAACTTTTCAGTTATCAGGAGCGTTGCTGAAGAACATACTGCTTGAAGTTGTTCTTCAAGAAGAAGATGCTGCCTACACGACCCTGTCATTGGCTTGCTCAAGGTTCAGGGACATAGTTGGGGATGACAAGTTCAAGAATCAGGCACACTTCTTATGGCTAGAAAGTAAATattgacattaaaaaataaaatgcataacaAGAACATCATTGATAATGTTAAATgttatgtgaatttttttgcACCTCAGGTGTTACATGCTGGAAAAAAGTCATCTCACTACAAACAGCTCTTCTGGAAGATGTACTCATTCTCCACGTGTTTGCTGCACACCTGGTACTTTTTGTGTAAATTGGTGATGAATAAAAGTTGTTAGTCTAAAGGAAAActaaaaatctaatttactTATATCATCCCTTGGAGTTTAAAAGTTCTGGACACCATTCACTTGCATGGCATGGACCTACAGAGCTGAGaaattgtttgtaatgtttgtaaatgttCACTGTCAACTATAAACCCTAGTTCTTATTGTGCTTCTTGTGTATCCATCAGGTTATGCTGGGAAGGGAAAGCGAGATGAACTCCAGGGCATTTATTCAAAAACCTTCCATCCTGGATTTTGCAGATTTGACTGCATGCAGATCAGTTCTAATGAGCTGATATAGTTTCCTTACAAagactaaaaataataaaataaaacaaacacttttGCAAACAATTCTGAGTGACTTGTACATGATTTTATTCattgaaaaaataatttaaatgtaatatatgtgtaacacgttcagaaaaacattagtctgctattttaaaaaaaaatgcagtaaaTATGGATGgtaactttattttacattagccacatgtttttcatgtatttacACATTCACTTCATTAAGTCCAGTTGCATCACATTTTAATATGTTCATTTACTTGATATTGATATATGGAGCTTCAGAAATGTGTTTGAATAAGGCCTACAGCCTGATGAATTTAAAACGCCAtcactttaagtgtaaaaaaagGTGTAAAACGTGACCTCATCATTGACAGTGAGTGGTATTGGacacacacaataataacaAAGCTGTAAGAAATCAGACCATGATGAGGAACGTGATATTTGAtcgtttattttcattactgtCGCTACTTCCTGTCATTCTCATTCCCCGCCGTCCCATTTGCGGCGTAAACTCCTCCTACTTGCACATTTCTGAAATCCCTCCCACTTGCGGCGTTAGCTCCTCCCACTTGCTGCGTAAGCTCCTCCCACTTGCAGTCTCCGGGCTGCAGCGATACATACATGcatttgagccaaagctggtgactgacgtattcctgtgggcggagtttagtcaacaaactgttttactgacgtcattaaagcaggaaatagagggctgtagtccaaaccggccgttcgttgtaggcttttaaagaagaaaatatatcgcctgggagtgagctttatcattttacaggtattatttatgctattatagcaacattacacactaactagggtttaaaaaattgtaTCAGGAAGAATGTAACCTTTAAAATTTacgtttagatttttttatgattattctTACATGCTTATctaggtggataaaatatttaaaatttctcattctttggcgcaattggtggttacaccatttgacattttcaggtccattcattcaggtcttaactttcataaaaatggtgcaaatgtaattttttattgcataaaattaacataaatacactatgtgcattgaaataaatctgatgcgtgcttttaagtttttaaaaagatttttgaatttctcatcttgccaaaccgtttttgtcacctTTTTGACCctgtactgtgcaaaagtcttaggccaccaccaccagacttgttgttttagaagttttaatgtccatccatatttatttttcaatctattttattaagatacaaacaggaaatacaggaaatatgtacaaaaaaataaaaaatagaaatttcaggactaaatgtcgtCTTTCGGCATTTCGGTGTTtggtgtgacctctcttggaactaaacacatcttgagtgtttttgagcaggatgaagtaaaaagaaattagaaattaggatttcattttatttagttttaagagatcctgcagtttcctgctattgctcaagtggaaggggagtttaccctaaaaacttgacacatcagtttacatttttatacactttttaatactatatacacattttatgtattttttggatgtattctattaaagagactgagaaataattttatatgatcactataacattgcaaaaacaacaaatctaattctggcatgctggcctaagacttttgcacaatactgtgtgtgtatttatttatatatatatatatatatatatatatatatatatatatatatatatatatatatatatatatatattagtaaaTATTTGGGCGTGGTACTCTAGTATTTCTCTTTTAAAAGCAACTGTTCCAGCTTGAAATCCCAAATGGTTGGCATAACTTTATATTCAGTAGCTGATTAACTGATTTTAAAGCTTATTGTAGCCAGACCTTTTATTAGGAAGTCCCAAAGGAAGCCAAACATCTAATAGATTAATGGAAGTTTTCCTCTTATGCAATAATATCCTCTTTTCTCTCTAAACTTGTTTACACAGGCCAAAATACTTCAGCAGTCCCGGCCACCGCTTGATTTCAGCAAAGTTTGTGTATCCTCGGCTGAGTTCAAGTTAAACAGGAGGAAACTTTGCCACAAAGCTTAGAATATCTTTGCCCATCGAGCTATTAACTGGGACTAAAATGCAGGCGTGGGTTATTTTCCTGAAAGTCCAACTCGGCTTGGGTTTACTGTAGTAGGCAATGTGCGGACCCGGGCCTCCAGcgtccgtttttttttttttttgctgatgtCTGCCTCAAGATCGTCCTCTTCATCATGTGCCCTTTTCAGCCCTCAAAACAGCTGAAGGAGGGAGTGTGTGTCATGCCGTTTGGAAATGCCTTTGGTCATATTTCAGAGGAATCTGTCTCCGCTGGCACCATGAAATTATTCGGCAGGCCCCTGCAGTGAGTtgcagtgtgtatgtgtgtacgtGTGCATTAGCGAGAGAGATTTTTATGACCTCGGGGTGTTTCTTCATTTGAATGAATGTATGTATCTGTCATTGAGGCAATTTTGTGTCTCCACAGGAAAATATGCTAGTTAGAGGCCGAACGCCTCTTTCTGAACGATCAAACTTGTCATTCCACCTCGTCTCCCTCCTGCCCACTTATGCCCGGAATGTGCTGAATGGAGTCGGGAAGAAtgatggggggggggggtcgtcATGACGAGAGAGGCTGAGAAAGCCACTCTGATGTCTCGCAGACGTGACAGTGTATCTGATGTGAAGTGAATTTGCCAGATGTCTTAACTGGTGCTTTGTTAGCTCCGGGACAGACATCTGAGCCATTGAAGTTAATGATTTAAGACACGATTTAATAGAAGTGATAATGACGTTAATCAAAGTGATGCTCTTCATTTGTAAGAAATGTGCAATGGTGATACTGAATGTCCAAACACTGAACATTTCTGCGAGGAGGGGGCCACCAGCTTCAAGGAACGGAAGATGGAACTCAATGCACCATTGCGTCTATGCTGCTTTTACCCAGCAGCAAGTACTGAACGTTAATGTGGTATGACCAATAGACAAATAGTGTtcataaaaatttttttacgtGAAGTACTGTAGAGGAAAACAGAATAGGGTGAACAAGAAAAAATAGGGTGGGGCTTTTAATCAATTAGGACTTCATTAAATAGTAAAGAATGTGCTCAAAAAACAttgggttgtttaaacccaaAAGGGTTTTTCACACTGCGGGTTATCTTCGCTACTTGCGCGAATGTGTTGTCACACCCAGATCAGTCTGCGCAGTACCGCTTTCACACTTttaatttagaagcggggttatcTCCGAAATTAACCTttagggttatgaaaccctcaTCCGAAACAAGGGTGCCAAACCACAAATTGCGGTGCCAAACGTACAGTGTGAAACCAAGCGGGTTAGAATCTCatgaccatagactgtaaaaaatatggatgtagtgtttgtgacgtcacccataggtttgtagAGATCTTTTTGAGGCCAATAGTTAGTGGAGCCTGCGGTCACCATCTTGGCCGTGCGTTACCGAAAACGTGTTTGGAAAACCAAAAATTTGTAAAGAggtgggacgtgggtgaagctgaagtGGCTGGTTCCTGAAACCATGCCCGCCTAGCTTGATTCTATTGACAGCAGTGGCAattcacccgtcactcaagtggccacgcccatAGATATCTGgtcacgcccttaattatgcaaacttgatataatttaaacagatgtgttacaaaaaaaattcacataaacatattattttctgatgtaaagttgggcattttaacatgggggtctatgggaattgactcccttttgaagccagcttctagtggccagtcgataaATTGctgtttaagtcacttccgtattggcttcatcaaaGAGATTGGGAGGTTGCCGCTTGGTTTAAactatagactgtaaaaaatatggacgtaggctgtttctcaatatgcgttcttcagcaatcttgcgtcctcgtgttcTCGCTAAAaacctacttattgtccctttaacatggaggtctatgagaatttactcccttttggagccagcctctagcggccagtcggtGAGTTGccgtttaagtcacttccgtattggcttcataagagagatcggaaggttgcccctcggtttaCACCCAGGATTTTGACTTGGAGAAACCTATTGGTTTGGTTTGtctatattttacccaaccatgggtttaAACAATGCAAACAGACTAATATAAGTcaatatcagtggcggctcgtgaccgCTAGTGACcgcaaaataagtgttcggagtgtcatgtgtgttgctcttgtttcaaaatgtgtgtttgttgcgtcatgtgaaccatgtgcatcacgtgttttgtcaaaataagtgcctgctgcacacgcgtcaaaaccgtttatgataaaagagacgctcatgttcacgaaatacacgcaagacactcccttaacagtaaactctgattacgcatgagattatgcaagtatctggcaaacgcgagcgtctcttttatcattaactCTTTAGACGCGTCAGAagcaggcatttattttgacaagacacgtgatgctcacaggatctctcgatgcgcagaacacatattttgaaattacgaaccacacgaCAGGCTAGacacatgttgtgacgaacttcacatggagcgccctcgaaaaaaagaagtcacatTTATTCAATTAATACCagcattttaaaggcttattacAGCTTTCATGCCGATTAATAGAACAATACAGTTGTTTCTCCCTCATTTTACTTATGGGAAGCAGGGATTTGGCAATGCTCACGCTGTCATTAATACTTAATAGATCTTTGCTTTTTGTCTGTGACCCTGGCTGGATTAATGTCCTGGCTACTGCTTACGGAGGCGGTTTCCTCTCTCAGATGGTAATAAATGTGACTGTTGTGTGATTTGaacagacagggattagctgtTTCCAGAACAGTGAGAAATCACTTTGTGGTCAGCTGTATATTTTGCAGATTTGTGATGTTTTATAGTTTACAGTTTTTTAGTTAATGGCAGTATCTTAAAAATATGATGTAGCCCTAAAAGTTCCACAAAATAGGATCATAGTAGACAATatggggtgattctcacgaaatccagaaggtgtccagcatcagatttttttaaaaagcccgtGAAGCCaatttgttttgcacatatatacgattaaggtctgaacttactataaacattatttttagaagatttaaaaatatttcctatagaattattttaattttttagattatcattataaaaatgatcattaccgcaacatgatattacattaaatatatgcatttacaaactcatgtttcggtaatgagaactaaaaagttgtcaaggtactatgacaaacaaaatttcaacttttatctgaagagaaaaaataagaaccgcttcctggtagccatcttgagtgtcacagtcaattatgtccctccCAAccaaatgttagttccttgaggtcttaaacaattattgaaaattgttgtggaggatgagaacatttatattccttattattgtctcttcatttaccaatgatcaccaaataccacatgtttctttactgtaaatgtttatagtataacatgcactgaagctttttattttttagattttttaattataaatgttCCATGTCAAACAACCCAAGTCCAGTCATGGGTaggaaaaaactacaaaattggtttgtatgatgtcatttgaaatcatgtgcaaaatactacactgtaaaaaatacttttctgttataagttataacaactcacctttagttataacaactcgtCTCTAGACAAGATAAATactagtaagttaaaatgacttgtaaatccgagttgattcaacaaaaaaattaaggcagcaaagtattttttatagtgtacgagatgtttgtaactgtatgcttcttattttgatactcttatttgcatttacttttttttaatcaaaatgtttcatgacaccttaTAAATCTAATTTAGCAAGAATCACCCTATGGGATTATGCAACAATTTTGATGGTTCATTGGTTCCTAATGGAACCATACATGCGCACAAAGACCCTCACAgataacaatatttgttttgcaTAAAACTTAAAGGGgcggggcggtttcctggacagagtttatcctagtcccagactaaaatgcatgtttgagaacatttaaaaacaccttacatatcttaacatatatcagtgccattgttttgtctcaagatgcataaCAGTATTGTTACctcttaaatgtcctaatataactgaggcctagtcctggattaatctaaaccctgtctgagaaactgccccaaaataacctaaaattaTTGGGAGTGTAGTTATTTTGgttctaaatctaaaataacctGTATGCAACGTTCCTtcaatgttattttatgtttacaaaaactaaaacataaaaagaaTGTTACGTATAGGCCAAACTACTTTAAGGTGAATCAAAACATTCGTTTCCcaccaaaaaatatttgaatctggaaaaactggaaaaaaagattcattgaatttaatcaattttttttaaggtaagtggttgcaatcaatttatttaagctacatttaaacaaaaaagattagtaaagttaaataaaatataaaacttttgtttaaatgttgcttaaataaattgattgcaaccacttaccttaaaaaaattgattaaattcaatgaatcattttttccatTGTACACAAGCTGTACTATTGAATGTTTTGGGTGAGCTCCATTCATATTGTAGAAGTTTGAGCGCTATTTCTTCCTGTGTTTCGAGCTGCTGAAAGAATGAACAACAGGATGATGTTGATGAGCTTCATTCCCTTGTGTGTGTCAGTGGAGATGCTGGGAACCTTGTGACCCAGATCATCCCTCCACACAAGCCTGCTGTAATTGAACACCAGCCTCTCCCCCCCTCCCCTTCCTCTGCCAACCCTCAGTGGACCCAATGATCTGACACAGACACCTGTGCATCTCTCTTGCCGTTGCTTTTATtcctatctctctctctctctctctctctctctctctctctctctctctctctctctctctctctctccccttcATTCACTCTCTTGTCTGACAGCCTCGGCAATGCTAAAGGGGATGCACTGGCCAAAAGACGAAGAAAAGAAAGTGAGTTCAAACGCATGTGATGCAGAATGAAGACACATGACTTGGAATTTCAATGTCTTTCAGATGTTATACAATGAGCAGCtcttcataaaaaaattaaagtgatagttcactttaaaattaaaatcataatttattcatcctcatgttgttctaaacctgtatgaatttcttttttctgatgaacacaaaagaagatattttgagaaatgatggtaaacaaaCAGCacatagtgaccattgacttccatagtaggaaagaaatattttgtaagttttgtgattaatgacaaagaaaatattttgataaatgatggtaagcacacagttgacgcaCGGTACGCATtcaattccatcatatttttttattcctactatggaagtcaataatCACTATCTGAGAAAACTAGCAGTTTATGCTCAATTTGTAAAtcgatttaaaaataatttaaaacttaaaaaacctCTGTGTTGTATATGCCTCAGCCTCCATGCATCTAGCTGCTTCTGAAAGCAAGAACACGTTCTGTGTGAAAAGCTCATAAGGACTCAGGGTGGTCCTATTTATGTAGCAGCTGCAAAACAGCTGCCccattcccatcaaaatgcagagtaaaaaagaaacaaaaaattgAGTGTGCTAACTCCTCCCAGGCTCGCACCCAGCGACACACGCCCATACAAATAGTTGCAAAAAACCTCTTAGACCGTGCACCAAGTTACAGATCTGAAGAACATTCCCGTGTTTCCAAACTGAAAACGGTGTCATTAGATGCACATCTAAATCTACTGAGATGATCTCTAGATGATGGTACCGTGTCCCGTGTGGCAAAGCTTGACTGCTCTGCACAAAGATCTGTGTGGGTGTTGGGCCTTTTGTGTCTGGCTGAGGTGCATAATTATGCCTCCTTCACTGCACCCCTCTGACAGCCGGTATTTTAATGGCACTCAAAAACAGAGGTGCATCTGCCTAAACTGATGATTAAACCGCTGTGAGTGCTTCAGCCTGTGTGTGTACTGATAGACCATACAAATATCTATCCACAGATCCGTATTGATATAGATATAAATAGATTATATATGTAGCATTCTGTAATCCAACAGCACGGCGCTAACAATGTCAAGGTCACAGGTTAGATTCACAGGGAACACACTGTAtagtttgaatgcactgtaagtcactttgaaaaaagcgtctgccaaatgcattgtAAATGTTGCATGCAATATGTTTGTGAGACTACAAAGGAATGGAAGTATTTAACTCTATATTCCATCGATGAAATAAAAATCAATGTTGCCCATTTATTTGTGCAACATTTAAGAGTACTGTTGCTATGGTTACTTAGACTGCAGGATGTTATTGAAAGAAAGCTGGTCTGAGTCTCTTGATCTCAGATAAGGTGTGATCGACCGACCACTAACCATCTCTGGACTGTTCCATTTCCATGTCatacacacttaaaaaaattaaggtcTTTGTCACAatatataaaagcaataaggtacgagggTCTGTGCTGTATCGTGGAAAAAAGTTACAGCTGAAAGGCGTTGTTATGCATAGCGTAAAgaggagtgcctgcaaccccttccgCAGTGActtaagccgaaagtatactagggacgtccgcgtatgcgcgccgtccgcatgacgtcattttcgtcatcaagagggtccgcggccggccgcgcggaccgtccgcgtgcagcccaaaatttgagaccgcgcggacagtgcgcgtacagtccgcgtacaacagcgcatgcgcgttaaaatatttagacaggacactccactataaacaattatacaaaggaaatagacagcattttgcacacacactatcgtttttcttctttaacttttacttcttccaagaacagaaagcactggagcatgtttgtttgattcctgttctttgttgtcttgttgtttgttctaaactgtgtttgcaatggtggatctgttacttttcttcacctatcctaatgttttaatgtactgtaaacgtcgccaaatcagtgctgtcctgacagcctgttagactaataatttgaataagaaatcatttgtattgcgtatagtgtcgaacgcggccatccgcgtgtgGCCGCGCGGAGTATACTCGGAAAGCGTCGcggacgcgtgcgcgcgcgagccggacgcggacgcggaaaaaaagtatacccgggccttTAGGGGCAGTCCCACTAGACTACCCATGCAAATATTTTTCGGACGATACTAGGAATGGCCCTGTCTCAAATGGCACGCTACgtactttgatgacatcatgtagtgcagaccttagggacccctGACGCGAGTCCACGAGGAGGACAGAAATGTGCGTCACACCGGAAATGGGAAGAGAAGTTGTCCATCACTGTGAACTCCTCCCGTCTGTCGT is a window from the Misgurnus anguillicaudatus chromosome 4, ASM2758022v2, whole genome shotgun sequence genome containing:
- the LOC129418313 gene encoding uncharacterized protein isoform X1, whose amino-acid sequence is MKDELLKDDDRPSCFIFKLSGALLKNILLEVVLQEEDAAYTTLSLACSRFRDIVGDDKFKNQAHFLWLESVTCWKKVISLQTALLEDVLILHVFAAHLVMLGRESEMNSRAFIQKPSILDFADLTACRSVLMS
- the LOC129418313 gene encoding uncharacterized protein isoform X3 → MKLSGALLKNILLEVVLQEEDAAYTTLSLACSRFRDIVGDDKFKNQAHFLWLESVTCWKKVISLQTALLEDVLILHVFAAHLVMLGRESEMNSRAFIQKPSILDFADLTACRSVLMS
- the LOC129418313 gene encoding uncharacterized protein isoform X2 produces the protein MLHLQGALLKNILLEVVLQEEDAAYTTLSLACSRFRDIVGDDKFKNQAHFLWLESVTCWKKVISLQTALLEDVLILHVFAAHLVMLGRESEMNSRAFIQKPSILDFADLTACRSVLMS